From a single Micromonospora sp. WMMD1102 genomic region:
- a CDS encoding helix-turn-helix transcriptional regulator produces MDPTLGDNIARHRRRQRLTQEQLAEHAGLSVETIRKLETNSRTSSRLPTIGRLARALGVRTTDLLGDATSAAARREPDHLPLSLIDIRRALTPARGPGGTVRLPDGPPPTLPTIRSRLRAADQAYHRGDYGTVLGILPSLITSGRLAVETASARARPQAHAALADVCYLTGELLIQLRAGDLAYTAISSALDAAEAAGDPILGALTVKGASWLLLRQGRLAEAEQLAVSTADRVEPRMSRAQPEELAVWGWLLLFGAAAAARDQRPDDATEMLDSAAAAGARLGDRPIPGRLAIVGGFRSARAEMARVEAAAVTGDPAAVLRLSERMPVTATVPTSQRRHQLDVAWAHVQTGQYADATQVLTRLSRQAPAWLRHQRYARDIVADLAAARRRAMGAELAELAALVGC; encoded by the coding sequence ATGGACCCGACTCTTGGCGACAACATCGCTCGACACCGCCGCCGCCAACGGCTCACACAGGAGCAGCTCGCCGAGCACGCCGGACTCAGCGTCGAGACGATCCGCAAGCTGGAGACGAACAGCCGCACCAGCAGCAGACTGCCCACCATCGGCCGGCTGGCTCGGGCGCTCGGCGTACGCACCACCGACCTACTCGGCGACGCGACCAGCGCGGCAGCCCGGCGGGAGCCGGACCACCTGCCACTCAGCCTGATCGACATCCGCCGGGCGCTCACCCCGGCACGTGGTCCGGGCGGCACCGTCCGACTCCCCGACGGCCCGCCCCCGACCCTGCCGACGATCCGGAGCCGGCTCCGCGCCGCCGACCAGGCGTACCACCGGGGCGACTACGGCACCGTGCTCGGCATCCTGCCGTCGCTGATCACCTCCGGCCGGCTCGCCGTAGAGACGGCGTCCGCGAGGGCCCGACCGCAGGCGCACGCCGCGCTCGCCGACGTCTGCTATCTCACCGGCGAACTGCTGATCCAGCTCCGGGCTGGCGACCTCGCGTACACCGCCATCAGTAGTGCGCTCGACGCCGCCGAGGCGGCCGGCGATCCGATCCTGGGCGCGCTCACGGTCAAGGGGGCGAGCTGGTTGCTGCTGCGGCAGGGCCGGCTGGCCGAGGCCGAGCAGCTCGCCGTGTCGACGGCCGACCGGGTCGAGCCGCGGATGTCCCGGGCGCAGCCGGAGGAACTCGCCGTGTGGGGGTGGCTGCTGCTGTTCGGTGCTGCGGCTGCCGCCCGCGACCAGCGCCCGGACGACGCGACCGAGATGCTGGACTCGGCGGCGGCGGCCGGGGCCCGGCTCGGCGACCGGCCGATCCCCGGGCGGCTGGCGATCGTCGGAGGCTTCCGGTCCGCGCGGGCCGAAATGGCACGGGTTGAGGCGGCGGCGGTGACCGGGGACCCGGCGGCGGTGCTGCGGCTGTCGGAGCGGATGCCGGTCACGGCGACGGTGCCGACCAGTCAGCGGCGGCATCAGCTCGATGTGGCCTGGGCGCACGTGCAGACCGGGCAGTACGCAGACGCGACTCAGGTGCTGACCAGGCTGAGCCGGCAGGCACCGGCGTGGCTGCGGCACCAGCGGTACGCCCGGGACATCGTGGCCGACCTGGCGGCGGCCCGTCGCCGGGCGATGGGGGCGGAGCTGGCCGAGCTGGCAGCGCTGGTCGGCTGCTGA
- a CDS encoding class I SAM-dependent methyltransferase has translation MQARTHCGGCGAADLMPFLDLGSTPLADAFPFTADTVQQTYPLRVAVCPACWLVQLLDVVPDGELYGADYGFYSSTSPSIRVYDAEFARWALARFPNEIKRGVVEVACNDGSLLQHFAAATSGPVWGVEPALGPYEAATARGLNVLGEPFRRIVAESHVDEFGSGGLVIAKNVAAHVADLPDFLAGIAHLIGDDGAAVIEVQDVAALLLGNQIDHVYHEHRFYFSATSLYAALTYAGMVVTDIERTPAQGGSLRVTARSRTAASSSGPKLEPMLLGDAWLRLSATYGAMQGRAAALRARLLDLLDAERVAGRTVAGYAATAKSCTLLNFCGIGPDRLAYVSDTTPHKVGRFTPGTHIPIYSPEDPASSDTYLLLAWNYLGDVLRREREFVERGGRFIVPIPSPVVI, from the coding sequence ATGCAAGCCCGTACCCACTGCGGCGGCTGCGGTGCCGCCGACCTGATGCCGTTCCTGGATCTCGGCAGCACCCCGCTGGCCGACGCCTTCCCGTTCACCGCGGACACCGTTCAGCAGACCTACCCGCTGCGGGTCGCGGTGTGCCCGGCGTGCTGGCTGGTGCAGCTCCTGGACGTGGTGCCCGACGGCGAGCTTTACGGCGCCGACTACGGCTTCTACAGCTCGACCTCGCCGAGCATCCGCGTGTACGACGCCGAGTTCGCCCGGTGGGCGCTGGCCCGGTTCCCAAACGAGATCAAGCGCGGCGTGGTGGAGGTGGCGTGCAACGACGGTTCGCTGCTCCAGCACTTCGCGGCGGCTACATCCGGCCCCGTCTGGGGCGTCGAGCCGGCGCTCGGCCCGTACGAGGCGGCAACCGCCCGGGGCCTGAACGTGCTCGGCGAGCCGTTCCGCCGCATCGTTGCGGAGAGCCACGTGGACGAGTTCGGTTCCGGCGGTCTGGTGATCGCGAAGAACGTTGCCGCGCACGTCGCCGACCTGCCCGACTTCCTCGCCGGGATCGCGCACCTCATCGGCGACGACGGCGCGGCGGTCATCGAGGTCCAGGACGTCGCCGCGCTGCTGCTCGGCAACCAGATCGACCACGTCTACCACGAGCACCGCTTCTACTTCAGCGCGACCAGCCTGTACGCCGCCCTGACCTACGCCGGGATGGTCGTCACGGACATCGAGCGGACGCCCGCGCAGGGCGGCAGCCTCAGGGTGACGGCCCGATCCCGGACCGCCGCGAGCAGCTCCGGCCCGAAGCTGGAGCCGATGTTGCTCGGCGACGCGTGGTTGCGGCTGTCGGCAACGTACGGCGCGATGCAGGGGCGTGCGGCGGCGCTGCGCGCCCGGCTGCTGGATCTGCTCGACGCCGAGCGTGTCGCCGGCCGGACGGTCGCCGGGTACGCCGCGACCGCGAAGTCGTGCACGCTGCTGAACTTCTGCGGGATCGGCCCGGACCGGCTGGCGTACGTCTCCGACACAACGCCGCACAAGGTCGGCCGGTTTACGCCCGGTACGCACATCCCGATCTACAGCCCGGAGGACCCCGCTTCCTCGGACACCTACCTGTTGCTGGCCTGGAACTACCTCGGCGACGTGCTGCGCCGTGAGCGGGAGTTCGTCGAGCGCGGCGGCCGGTTCATCGTCCCCATCCCCTCCCCGGTGGTGATCTGA
- a CDS encoding phage portal protein — protein sequence MSLFRREKRHATIAPADQLIPGRSGGKRGAVQVTNDTALRHSAVWACLRLRADLMSTFPVDTYRKVAGQQVEVPKPPVLVAPGGERWDYVDWMYASQFDLDRAGNTLGLIVERNALGLPARIELQPIEVCSVTQKRDTGALVYRLDGREYGPEQVWHERQFVVAGLPVGLSPIAYAAWTIGEYLSIQQFALDWFGGGGVPKARMKNVAKTIDRNQAQQVKDVYQASVANGDLFVHGSDWEFSFLQAQNVGMEWIDGKRYGLADISRFLGAPVDLIEAAISAPGSITYQSALQRNLQFLVMHLGPAVARREKNLNKLLPAPRFVKLNTNALLRMDPQTQAKVITERINNRTLAPSEARAFYDKPPLTPEQEAEFDRLFGAPRSAMSEAATRATAGWPWEQVNPLSAAPYPYPDPSEVGQ from the coding sequence GTGAGCCTGTTCCGCCGCGAGAAGCGGCACGCGACGATCGCGCCCGCCGATCAGCTCATCCCTGGCCGCTCCGGCGGCAAGCGTGGCGCCGTCCAGGTCACGAACGACACGGCGCTGCGCCACAGCGCGGTATGGGCCTGCCTGCGACTGCGGGCGGACCTGATGTCCACGTTTCCGGTGGACACGTACCGGAAGGTCGCGGGCCAGCAGGTTGAGGTGCCGAAGCCGCCGGTACTGGTGGCGCCGGGCGGCGAGCGGTGGGACTACGTGGACTGGATGTACGCCAGCCAGTTCGATCTCGACCGCGCAGGCAACACGCTCGGCCTGATCGTCGAGCGGAACGCGCTCGGCCTGCCGGCCCGGATCGAGTTGCAGCCGATTGAGGTGTGCTCGGTGACGCAGAAGCGGGACACCGGCGCCCTGGTCTACCGACTCGACGGCAGGGAGTACGGTCCCGAACAGGTCTGGCACGAGCGTCAATTCGTGGTGGCCGGACTACCGGTGGGGTTGTCCCCGATCGCGTACGCAGCCTGGACGATCGGCGAGTACCTGTCGATCCAGCAGTTCGCGCTGGACTGGTTCGGCGGCGGCGGCGTGCCGAAGGCCCGGATGAAGAACGTGGCGAAGACGATCGACCGAAACCAGGCACAGCAGGTCAAGGACGTATACCAGGCGAGCGTCGCCAACGGCGACCTGTTCGTGCACGGGTCTGACTGGGAGTTCAGCTTCCTGCAGGCACAGAACGTCGGCATGGAGTGGATCGACGGCAAGCGGTACGGGCTGGCGGACATCTCGCGTTTCCTCGGCGCGCCGGTCGACCTGATCGAGGCGGCCATCAGTGCCCCCGGGTCAATCACCTATCAGTCGGCGTTGCAGCGGAACCTGCAGTTCCTGGTGATGCACCTCGGGCCGGCGGTGGCTCGGCGCGAGAAGAACCTGAACAAACTGCTGCCCGCACCCCGGTTCGTGAAGCTGAACACCAATGCCCTACTGCGGATGGACCCGCAGACGCAGGCGAAGGTCATCACGGAGCGGATCAACAACCGAACGTTGGCCCCGAGCGAGGCCCGCGCCTTCTACGACAAGCCGCCGCTGACACCCGAACAGGAAGCCGAGTTCGATCGCTTGTTCGGTGCGCCCCGAAGTGCGATGTCAGAGGCGGCGACCCGGGCGACGGCCGGCTGGCCGTGGGAGCAAGTCAACCCGCTCAGCGCGGCCCCGTACCCGTACCCGGACCCGAGTGAGGTGGGACAGTGA
- a CDS encoding head maturation protease, ClpP-related, with protein sequence MTSIHVRRLQSRVERTAARLVDLAERERLSVADLAGARLPWYAVRNQAGNEDGDGDGFATVFIFDEIGGSLGVTAKQFVAELEEITAPVIRLRINSPGGSVFDAIAIYNALKHHPARVEVYVDSLAASAASVIATAGDEVIMMPGSQLMIHDASALEDGNAEDHGKMQTFLDRQSENIADLYQMKGGGTLAEWRDLMKAETWMFAREAVQMGLADRISEYGPVSGDADLEERMQRRHDLGYYRYAGRRAAPAPTSHRIAISTDGARTSARDSSSDGERRLAAQQRAAAGPRRRGAEQSSARMAAFPATLRAELVEHGGQQRYHVTGHASVVETPYEMWDAHGPYMEVIDARAFDRTLAAGPDVAFLVNHRGVTMARTTNGSLKLSMDGVGLAVEAWLNPKRQDVTDLVVAIQDRDITEMSFAFMLGDGGGKWSSDFSEFRVTDADIDRGDVSAVNYGANPYTDVAARAREVLADLDHLPAGAARAAMARLKLRADLTPATPPAAPVRAVDAGDSAGRSLVHVAALLDED encoded by the coding sequence GTGACCAGCATTCACGTTCGGCGGCTGCAGAGCCGGGTCGAGCGCACTGCGGCGCGGCTTGTCGATCTGGCCGAGCGTGAGCGGCTGTCGGTGGCGGATCTGGCTGGCGCCCGGCTGCCCTGGTATGCCGTGCGCAACCAGGCCGGTAACGAGGACGGCGACGGCGATGGCTTCGCCACGGTCTTCATCTTCGATGAAATCGGCGGGTCGCTCGGGGTCACCGCGAAGCAGTTCGTGGCCGAGTTGGAGGAGATCACCGCACCGGTGATCCGGCTACGGATCAACTCCCCGGGCGGGTCGGTATTCGACGCGATCGCCATCTACAACGCGCTGAAGCACCACCCGGCGCGCGTCGAGGTGTACGTGGACTCGCTGGCCGCGTCGGCAGCCTCGGTGATCGCCACTGCTGGTGACGAGGTCATCATGATGCCCGGCTCGCAGTTGATGATCCACGACGCTTCGGCGCTGGAGGACGGCAACGCCGAGGACCACGGCAAGATGCAGACGTTCCTCGATCGGCAGTCGGAAAACATCGCCGACCTGTACCAGATGAAGGGCGGCGGCACTCTCGCCGAGTGGCGCGATCTGATGAAGGCCGAGACGTGGATGTTCGCCCGCGAGGCCGTCCAGATGGGCCTCGCCGACCGGATATCGGAGTACGGGCCGGTCTCCGGTGACGCCGACCTCGAAGAGCGCATGCAGCGCCGCCACGATCTGGGCTACTACCGGTACGCCGGCCGCCGGGCGGCCCCTGCGCCAACCTCGCATCGGATCGCCATCAGCACCGATGGCGCCCGGACGTCGGCGCGCGACAGCTCCAGTGACGGCGAGCGTCGGCTCGCCGCGCAGCAACGGGCAGCCGCCGGGCCACGGCGGCGCGGTGCGGAGCAGTCGTCGGCGCGGATGGCCGCGTTCCCGGCCACCCTGCGAGCCGAGCTGGTCGAGCACGGTGGTCAGCAGCGGTACCACGTCACCGGGCACGCCTCCGTCGTCGAGACGCCGTACGAGATGTGGGACGCCCACGGCCCGTACATGGAGGTCATCGACGCCCGGGCGTTCGACCGCACCCTGGCCGCCGGGCCCGACGTGGCGTTTCTGGTCAACCACCGTGGCGTGACGATGGCCCGCACCACGAACGGCAGTCTCAAGCTCTCCATGGACGGCGTCGGGCTGGCCGTGGAGGCGTGGCTCAACCCGAAGCGGCAGGACGTCACCGACCTGGTCGTGGCGATCCAGGACCGCGACATCACCGAGATGAGCTTCGCGTTCATGCTCGGCGACGGCGGCGGCAAGTGGTCCTCGGATTTCAGTGAATTCCGGGTCACCGACGCCGATATCGACCGCGGCGACGTGTCCGCCGTCAACTACGGCGCCAACCCGTACACCGACGTGGCGGCCCGCGCCCGCGAAGTTCTCGCTGACCTGGATCACCTACCGGCCGGTGCCGCTCGCGCCGCCATGGCGCGGTTGAAGCTCCGCGCCGACCTGACTCCCGCAACTCCCCCCGCTGCGCCCGTTCGGGCTGTCGATGCGGGCGATTCGGCGGGCCGCAGCCTCGTGCACGTCGCGGCGCTGCTCGACGAGGACTGA
- a CDS encoding GDP-mannose 4,6-dehydratase — protein sequence MRALITGVTGQDGSYLAEQLAADGHEVYGLIRGQRNPRRAWIEGLVPGIRLVDGDLLDQSSLQHVLAAVRPEVVYNLGALTYVGMSWQQPAVMTEVTGLGVLRLLEAIRVVDPAIRLVHASSSEMFGAVREMPQNELTPFNPRSPYGVAKVFAHHTVVNYRESYGLHASTAMMFNHESPRRGPEFVTRKVSLAAAAIATGRQFRLSLGNLDARRDWGWAPDYMRALPLMAARPEPGDWVLATGETRSVRELVETAFAVAGLAWRRYVRVDPALYRPADVEVLCGDASKAAAELNWKPTVGFAELVARLVDHDLREAR from the coding sequence ATGAGGGCGCTCATCACCGGCGTGACCGGACAGGACGGCTCCTACCTCGCCGAGCAGCTTGCCGCCGACGGGCACGAGGTGTACGGCCTCATCCGGGGCCAGCGGAACCCGCGACGGGCCTGGATCGAGGGCCTCGTACCCGGCATCCGCCTGGTCGACGGCGACCTACTCGACCAGTCGAGCCTGCAGCACGTCCTCGCCGCCGTCCGGCCCGAGGTGGTCTACAACCTCGGGGCGCTGACGTACGTCGGCATGAGCTGGCAGCAGCCGGCCGTGATGACCGAGGTGACCGGGCTCGGCGTGCTGCGGCTGCTGGAGGCAATCCGGGTGGTTGACCCGGCGATCCGGCTGGTGCACGCGTCCAGCAGCGAGATGTTCGGCGCGGTGCGGGAGATGCCGCAGAACGAGCTGACGCCGTTCAACCCGCGCTCGCCGTACGGCGTCGCGAAGGTGTTCGCGCACCACACGGTGGTGAACTACCGCGAGTCGTACGGGCTGCACGCCAGCACCGCGATGATGTTCAACCACGAGTCGCCCCGGCGCGGTCCGGAGTTCGTGACCCGCAAGGTGTCGCTGGCCGCCGCTGCGATCGCGACCGGCCGGCAGTTCCGGTTGTCGCTCGGCAACCTGGACGCCCGGCGCGACTGGGGATGGGCGCCGGACTACATGCGGGCGCTGCCGTTGATGGCGGCCCGGCCGGAGCCCGGCGACTGGGTGCTGGCGACCGGCGAGACGCGCTCGGTGCGCGAGCTGGTCGAGACCGCATTCGCCGTCGCTGGGCTGGCCTGGCGCCGGTACGTCCGGGTCGACCCGGCGCTGTACCGGCCGGCCGACGTGGAGGTGCTCTGCGGGGACGCGAGCAAGGCGGCGGCCGAGCTGAACTGGAAGCCGACGGTGGGATTCGCCGAGCTGGTGGCCCGGCTGGTCGACCACGACCTGAGGGAGGCGCGGTGA
- a CDS encoding DUF4082 domain-containing protein has protein sequence MATPAASIFGDQVPVVTSAVDVTAFTLGTKWSASVRGAITHGRWYFPDVAPDGPTAWVLYDEVTEAEIARAEFTDTAPGWRTVALDPPVVYSTPGTVMVAAVEAVTRYVATAGLFADGPVISGPLTAPGDGDNGRVGIGAGYPPSTFGDTCYFADLLFAPSLSAGPRITTGTPPGRITSSTPGRWR, from the coding sequence GTGGCGACTCCCGCCGCATCGATCTTCGGAGACCAGGTGCCGGTCGTCACCAGCGCGGTCGACGTGACCGCGTTCACGCTCGGCACGAAGTGGTCGGCGAGCGTCCGCGGTGCAATCACCCACGGCCGCTGGTACTTCCCCGACGTGGCACCGGATGGGCCGACCGCCTGGGTGCTGTATGACGAGGTCACCGAGGCCGAGATCGCCCGGGCGGAGTTCACCGATACCGCCCCGGGCTGGCGGACGGTGGCCCTGGATCCGCCGGTCGTCTACTCCACCCCGGGCACGGTCATGGTCGCCGCGGTGGAGGCCGTCACCCGGTACGTGGCGACGGCGGGGCTCTTCGCCGACGGGCCGGTCATCAGCGGCCCGCTGACAGCGCCGGGCGATGGGGACAACGGCCGGGTCGGCATCGGTGCCGGCTACCCGCCGTCGACCTTCGGCGACACCTGCTACTTCGCCGATCTGCTCTTCGCGCCGTCCCTGTCGGCCGGTCCGCGGATCACCACCGGCACGCCGCCGGGTCGGATCACCAGCAGCACGCCGGGGAGGTGGAGATGA
- a CDS encoding HNH endonuclease, with the protein MSEAWRALGGRRRTLARQVYARDRATPGYLCHCGRPIDWTLAWPDPMSKSVDHVHETQDGGALTSLDNLATAHLGCNSSKGAQRRREREREQRAAQAVVIAIDPRTI; encoded by the coding sequence GTGAGCGAGGCGTGGCGTGCGCTCGGTGGACGCAGGCGCACGCTCGCACGCCAGGTGTACGCACGGGACAGGGCCACGCCCGGCTACCTCTGCCACTGCGGACGGCCCATCGACTGGACGCTGGCGTGGCCCGACCCGATGAGCAAGAGCGTCGACCACGTGCACGAGACGCAGGATGGTGGCGCACTGACCAGCCTGGACAACCTGGCCACTGCCCACCTTGGGTGCAACAGCAGCAAGGGCGCGCAGCGTAGGCGCGAGCGAGAGCGCGAGCAGCGAGCAGCGCAGGCCGTGGTCATAGCCATCGACCCACGCACCATCTGA
- a CDS encoding glycosyltransferase family A protein produces MKVLSPAVTIVLASHMKPYLRDSIESVLAQTRRDMQVLVVDSGQWIGQTDGRSAQMASIYAEYHGHPLIEWVTTGEGPELRRHRCPIGWTTNEVIRAGLIRGRYVSTFYDDDQYGPTFVQRMAGYLDDHPDARAVWCSQDRVRLDPDGTETLVGVIRANGPRGPGQFDCQVDGAQIMIRREVLDAIGDPWLPEDPGDSCRHSDGIFLERLASVVGTVPAIGEVLLRHRFTPLSTYTPSPR; encoded by the coding sequence GTGAAGGTGCTCTCCCCGGCGGTCACGATCGTGCTGGCCAGCCACATGAAGCCGTACCTGCGCGACTCGATCGAGTCGGTGCTTGCCCAGACCCGCCGCGACATGCAGGTGCTGGTGGTCGACTCCGGCCAGTGGATCGGGCAGACCGACGGCCGGTCCGCGCAGATGGCCAGCATCTACGCCGAGTACCACGGACACCCGCTGATCGAGTGGGTGACGACCGGCGAGGGCCCGGAGCTGCGCCGGCACCGGTGCCCGATCGGCTGGACGACGAACGAGGTGATCCGGGCCGGCCTGATCCGGGGTCGGTACGTCAGCACCTTCTACGACGACGACCAGTACGGTCCGACGTTCGTGCAGCGGATGGCCGGCTACCTGGACGACCACCCGGACGCCCGTGCGGTCTGGTGCTCACAGGACCGGGTGCGGCTCGACCCGGACGGCACGGAGACGCTGGTCGGGGTGATCCGGGCGAACGGGCCGCGCGGTCCGGGGCAGTTCGACTGCCAGGTCGACGGGGCGCAGATCATGATCCGGCGCGAGGTGCTGGACGCGATCGGCGACCCGTGGCTTCCGGAGGACCCGGGCGACTCGTGCCGGCACTCCGACGGCATCTTCCTGGAGCGGCTGGCCAGCGTGGTCGGCACGGTGCCGGCGATCGGCGAGGTGCTGCTACGGCACCGGTTCACGCCGCTGTCGACGTACACGCCGAGCCCGAGATGA
- a CDS encoding peptidoglycan-binding protein, producing MTIAPENLKAVRRLLLDHLDIRENSNAYPTDLDPNEVGIIGDPNHRGGYHCGRDRVDDDDYSVRESSRDRSGLTEAASALDIGQWSTTVAGKRHDLRSMSIWLVAQCKAGAADTRDIREVIYSPDGDVVKRWDRLGKRSSGDSSHRWHTHISYHRDATRAGRDLTALFRRYLTTIGLAAGEDDDMFCQYGQRGAAVKLLQYRLHNLGHSPGDIDSTYGDKTAVALAAAVRAYNGAVTDGRTYGPEQMIYLDVMWSRKYGGGGQPGPAGPPGAPGPAGPPGPAGDVTATVAGAVAEIGRRIVAGAASESQARG from the coding sequence GTGACGATCGCCCCCGAGAACCTGAAGGCGGTCCGGCGGCTGCTGCTCGACCACCTGGACATCCGAGAGAACTCGAACGCGTACCCGACCGACCTGGACCCGAACGAGGTCGGGATCATCGGCGACCCGAACCACCGCGGCGGCTACCACTGCGGTCGGGACCGCGTCGATGACGACGACTACTCGGTGCGGGAGTCGTCCCGGGACCGGTCCGGGTTGACCGAGGCGGCGTCGGCGCTGGACATCGGCCAGTGGTCGACCACCGTGGCGGGCAAGCGGCACGACCTGCGCAGCATGTCGATCTGGCTGGTCGCTCAGTGCAAGGCCGGCGCGGCGGACACGCGGGACATCCGCGAGGTCATCTACTCGCCCGACGGTGACGTGGTGAAGCGCTGGGACCGGCTCGGGAAGCGGTCGTCCGGCGACAGCTCGCACCGCTGGCACACGCACATCTCGTACCACCGGGACGCGACCCGGGCGGGCCGGGACCTCACCGCGCTGTTCCGGCGGTACCTGACCACGATCGGCCTCGCGGCCGGAGAGGACGACGACATGTTCTGCCAGTACGGCCAGCGCGGGGCGGCGGTGAAGCTGCTCCAGTACCGGCTACACAACCTCGGCCACTCGCCCGGCGACATCGACTCCACCTACGGGGACAAGACCGCCGTAGCGCTGGCCGCTGCGGTGCGTGCCTACAACGGGGCCGTGACTGACGGCCGTACCTACGGGCCCGAGCAGATGATCTACCTGGACGTGATGTGGAGCCGCAAGTACGGCGGCGGTGGCCAGCCCGGACCGGCCGGCCCGCCCGGAGCCCCGGGCCCCGCCGGCCCGCCCGGACCGGCCGGGGACGTCACCGCCACGGTTGCCGGGGCGGTCGCCGAGATCGGCCGCCGGATCGTCGCCGGCGCCGCTTCAGAGAGCCAGGCCCGTGGGTGA
- a CDS encoding WhiB family transcriptional regulator, giving the protein MPAARFAGEFRAQRFQPDAYPRWLHQTDQTPACQGADPEIFFPEKGPTASAPARAICDRCPLLARCRSWALDQPTADLHGVWGGMTQYEREAYHRRLRAAQRAQEAA; this is encoded by the coding sequence ATGCCCGCCGCCCGATTCGCCGGCGAGTTCCGCGCCCAACGCTTCCAGCCCGACGCCTACCCGCGCTGGCTCCACCAGACCGACCAGACACCCGCCTGCCAGGGCGCCGACCCCGAGATCTTCTTCCCGGAAAAAGGCCCCACCGCGTCCGCACCGGCCCGCGCCATCTGCGACCGCTGCCCGCTGCTGGCCCGCTGCCGCAGCTGGGCGCTCGACCAGCCGACCGCCGACCTGCACGGCGTGTGGGGCGGCATGACCCAGTACGAGCGCGAGGCGTACCACCGCCGTCTGCGCGCGGCCCAGCGAGCCCAGGAGGCAGCGTGA
- a CDS encoding type II toxin-antitoxin system prevent-host-death family antitoxin, which produces MSSREIGIEDARKRLGDIVTAVQQGADIVLTRNGKPAARIVPIKEQTMTTTTSYGTWANADGSHLTVEDSVVVALGDHVSDYDVDAVAADYRAAINDALPDSVSLSGNDFYGPAHDREFDGYPLTEHGDLDLSAIVNGVDFWEIAARHDRTA; this is translated from the coding sequence ATGAGCAGCCGAGAGATTGGCATCGAAGACGCCCGAAAGCGGCTCGGTGACATTGTAACCGCCGTCCAGCAGGGCGCCGACATCGTGCTCACCCGCAACGGCAAGCCCGCAGCCCGCATCGTCCCGATCAAGGAGCAGACCATGACGACGACCACTTCGTACGGCACCTGGGCCAACGCCGATGGCTCCCACCTCACCGTCGAGGACAGCGTCGTAGTCGCTCTCGGCGACCACGTCAGCGACTACGACGTGGACGCGGTCGCGGCCGACTACCGGGCCGCCATCAACGACGCGCTGCCGGACAGCGTCAGCCTCAGCGGCAACGACTTCTACGGCCCCGCCCACGACCGGGAGTTCGACGGGTACCCGCTGACCGAGCACGGTGACCTGGACCTGTCGGCCATCGTGAACGGCGTGGACTTCTGGGAAATCGCCGCTCGGCACGACCGGACGGCCTGA
- a CDS encoding glycosyltransferase, producing MKWLVVHPGPNFSVADVYAGWCDALRDLGQKVSRYALDERLTLYGSVLVECGPGQFRHAFDGPAATERAIDGLYSHLYRWRPDVLLVVSGFFVPADLLDLARSYGTRVVTLHTEEPYEHARELALAAHADLALVNDPTNLDAFRAVTRAEYVPHAYRPEIHHPGPPAADCAADLAFVGTGYPSRIAWFEALHGAGALDGLDVLLGGNWQALAEPSPLRKYVGHDLEACLENTDAADIYRSARVGVNLYRREAETEALAAGWAMGPREVEMAACGMYYLRDPRGEGDELLSMLPRFASPGEAAEQLRWALAHPDSCAATARAAREAVADRTFRNHAALLLRWLDRKD from the coding sequence GTGAAGTGGCTGGTCGTTCACCCGGGCCCGAACTTCAGCGTGGCCGACGTCTACGCCGGCTGGTGCGACGCGCTGCGCGACCTCGGTCAGAAGGTTTCCCGGTACGCGCTGGACGAACGGTTGACGCTCTACGGGTCGGTGCTGGTCGAGTGCGGGCCGGGTCAGTTCCGGCACGCCTTCGACGGCCCGGCCGCGACCGAGCGGGCGATCGACGGCCTGTACTCGCACCTCTACCGGTGGCGCCCCGACGTGCTGCTGGTCGTCAGCGGGTTCTTCGTCCCGGCCGATCTGCTTGACCTGGCCCGGTCGTACGGCACCCGGGTCGTCACGCTGCATACCGAAGAGCCGTACGAGCACGCCCGCGAGCTGGCCCTGGCTGCGCACGCCGACCTGGCGCTCGTCAACGATCCGACCAACCTGGACGCGTTCCGCGCGGTCACCCGGGCCGAGTACGTGCCGCACGCCTACCGGCCGGAGATCCACCATCCGGGGCCGCCGGCCGCCGACTGCGCCGCCGATCTGGCGTTCGTCGGGACCGGCTACCCGTCGCGGATCGCGTGGTTCGAGGCGCTGCACGGGGCCGGCGCGCTGGACGGCCTGGACGTGCTGCTCGGCGGCAACTGGCAGGCGCTCGCCGAGCCCTCGCCGCTGCGGAAGTACGTCGGCCACGACCTCGAGGCGTGCCTCGAGAACACCGACGCGGCGGACATCTACCGGTCCGCCCGGGTCGGCGTCAACCTCTACCGGCGCGAGGCCGAAACCGAGGCGCTCGCTGCCGGCTGGGCGATGGGTCCGCGCGAGGTGGAGATGGCCGCGTGCGGCATGTACTACCTTCGCGACCCGCGCGGCGAGGGTGACGAGCTGCTGTCGATGCTGCCGCGCTTCGCCTCGCCCGGCGAGGCCGCCGAGCAACTCCGGTGGGCGCTCGCACACCCAGACTCCTGTGCCGCGACCGCCCGCGCTGCCCGGGAAGCGGTCGCCGACCGCACGTTCCGAAACCACGCCGCGCTGTTGCTGCGCTGGCTCGACAGGAAGGACTGA